Below is a genomic region from Pan troglodytes isolate AG18354 chromosome X, NHGRI_mPanTro3-v2.0_pri, whole genome shotgun sequence.
ACGGTAAAAATATGGTGGGGGGATAGATAGGGCAAAAGAGTTTCCTCTCGCCCCTGGGTTTTTGGAGCACCCGGGTTGAGGGGCCAGGGGAGATGAGGCTCACTGACCAGGCAGCTTGCAGGTTTGCTCCAATCACAGCAGCAAGGATTGAAGCACCAACCAGCCGGGAGGGGCGCGAGGTCTGTGGCCCTGGGATTGGGAGAAGGGGGAGTGGTACCAAGGTTAAGACTGAACCCGAACCCGAGGCTGGACGCGCGGCAGGACCAGGAGGAGGACTGGGTGGAGGGCAAAGCATATGGGTCTGTAAATCAACGCCggccccctcccaccccatgCTGCACAGTGGGGGATGGAATGCGGGGGGTGAGGGTTGGCAGTGGAAATGTCTTAGGGGGCTGGTGCTGCCTTCCCAGGGAGACCCGACCTTTCTTGAAGAGGCGGAGTGGGTTTAGTCTCCAGGATCCGCAGTGATGTGTAAAAAGCGGGCACGACCCCCGAAGCCTCAgaaagccccctccccacccccccaccaggCCCTCCCCGGCCCGCAGGTGAATGACTGGCCCACACAAAGGAAGCCGGCTGGAAATGTGGAATTCGGACCAATTTACGGGAGACTCTGTCGCCTAGGGTCCCAGCGGACCTCAAGCAAAGAAACCTGTGGTCAGTAGTGGATGAGGATAAAAACAGTGCACCAGGCCAAGCTTATTGGAAAGGCTGAGTTTAGTTATTCTGGGATAGCGAGGTAACAGGATTAAAGGGATTAAGGAAATCACCTCAAACAGCTGAGGAGGGGGTAAAAAAACACTGgttctatttgttttcttcctagGCCCCAAACAGATACACTGGGGCCGTGTGGCTGGGCGCGAAACTAAAGGCCCTTCGGGGGGCACAGTGGAATGGCCAAGGGTCAGGGACTGGAGGAAAGTGGGGAGGGGGAATGGAGTAGAAAGCGGGCTCGAGACTCTGGATGAAAAGGAGCCTTCTCTGGAAAACAAATAGGTGGACTGAGTTgacatgttaaaaacaaaacgcCTGGGAGGAGTTTCGGAGATCTTTGAAAATCTAAGGAGTACTTTTTAATACCAAATCTTCCAGCGCTGAATGTTGACTCCGGCGGTTCAGCTACCAGGGTTGAAACGTATTTGTTTCCTGCTGGGGATCCCTGtaaccatttatttttaataggatcATCGAGATTTCCGAAGGGTTTtcgttttgtaaatatttcagctAGGCTCAAATGTTTTCCCGCCCCAGTGCACAAAGGTAAAAGTGCCCCGTTTTTGGTCGGTTTCAGCGGCCGCGCCTTTCCAGCCCCGCCTCGCGTGGCTGCGGCAGCAGACACTTTCAGCAGACGCTCACTGCGATCAACAAGTGCGCGGCCGCGGGCTCTGCGCATTAGCTACTACTGTGTGCCCGCTCTCGGGAGACGCTCCTGGAAGACTCGAAACTCTGTTCCGAGTTTCAGTTGAGAATATTGGAAGCTGGTGTATGGTGGATCACCAGTAGTTAAAAGGAAACCATTTCAGATTATGCTTGCCTCCCCCCAGGTCCCACCCCGCCCCTAGGATGGGATCTCAGTTGTAAAACCGAGTGTTGGTTCCTCCCCAACCTGCAAAAAAGTTTCAGGGCCGCAAAATTATCAGGACTCCATCATGTTGGTTATAAAATTTATTGATCTCATTTAGGAATTAAGAGTAAAAGCTTGAAAAACCTGAAACAAAGTAGCCCCTCCCCACTACCCAAACGAAATCTGAACACATTAGCGCGAAGAAATATCAAACAGATCACGGCAGAAATCACCAACTCAACATGACTGGACAGAAGCTGTCCCGCGGCCAGGGGCGGCGAGGCGGGAGACACACGCACACCTGGCTATAAATTAACATTGGCTTTAGCTGCCGCGCTGCTTGGAGCGGTCAGCGCCCCAAAAAACCACGAGGAAAACAGACGCGACACGACTGGGGGCGTAGGCGTTGCAGTTCTCCAGCTGGCCTCACCCGATACTATGTTTCTCCCATTCACTCCTTGGCTAACTGCAAACTAACAAGACAACATTTTCAAATGTAACAGAATAACCCTGGAACTCAGGAGGAGGAGTGGGGGCtgttttttctttgcaaataacACAGCGATTCCCAGCCTACAAAGGTGAAAGAAGGAGCAGCGGCGTGGGGCAAGAGAGCTCTCTAGAAGTCCCATTTTCGCTGCTCCtgacttatttttgcttttgtacaAAACCCGACAGCTACAGCAAAACTTTCAGTCCTCCTCATCATCGGTACAAGGCAACAGTCCCAGGCAAGCAAAGCTAAACAAGGCGTCCCAACTTGGGGGTGCGGGgcgggagtgggggtgggggtggggaactaGGGTGGACGAGCGCAGGCCGGTGCTCAGATGTGGGTCAGCGGCACCGTTCCGTTGACTGCAGTCCCGGCGCCCTGGTAGTGCTGGTGCACGCCGTGCAGGCGACCGCCGGGCAGCGGAGAGGCGGCGTCGGCCGCGTCCCCGCCGGGTGGCAGGTACATGCTGATCATGTCGCGCAGGTCGCCGAGGCACGCGCGCTGAGAGTGCGATGCGATGGCGGGCGGCGGCGAGCTGGGCTCAGACTTCACTACCGAGCCCATGGGGCCCAGGCTCATGGCGGCTGCGGCCGCAGCTGCGGCCGCGGCGGTGGCGGGCTGCTGCCCGTAGGCGGCGGCCGCGGCTGCTGTGGCTGAGGGCGCCATGCCCCCGTAGCCcgaggcggcggcggccgcggcaGCGACGTTCATGTAGCTCTGAGCGCCGGGCGGCATCATTGGGCTGTACTGCAGGCCGGCCATGTCGTAGCGGTGCATCGGCGGCagcgcgggcggcggcggcgggctgCTCATGCTCGGGGGCTGCGCGTAGCCCAGCTGCTCCTGCACCAGCGAGTACGCGCCGTTGGCCCAGCCGTTCACGTGCGTGTACGTGTCCAGGCGCTGGCCCACGCCCACCGGACTGCTGGCGGCAGCGGCTGCGGccgcggcagcggcggcggcggccgcggcaCCGGGAGGCAGGAGGCCGCTGGGCAGGGAGTACTTATCTTTCTTGAGCAGCGTCTTGGTCTTGCGGCGCGGTCGGTACTTGTAGTCCGGATACTCCTTCATGTGCACGGCGCGAAGTCGCTTGGCCTCGTCGATGAATGGTCGCTTCTCAGCGTCGGTCAGCAGTTTCCAGTCGGCGCCCAAGCGCTTGCTGATCTCAGAATTGTGCATCTTGGGGTTCTCCAGGGCCATTTTGCGCCGCTGCCCGCGGGACCATACCATGAAGGCGTTCATGGGCCGTTTCACACGGTCCTGGTCTGTACCCCCGCCACCTCCGCTCGCACCACCGCTGCTGCCGCCGCCCGAGTTCGCGCCGCCGGCTGCGTTCGCACCACTCTTGCCTGCGCCTCCCGGGGCTGCGGGGCCGCCGGTGCCCGCCGCTTGTGTGGGTGTCCCTACGGGGTTCTTGAGTTCAGTCTCCAGAAGGCTGTACATTGCCGGGGCGGGAAGAAGGTGCGCCAGCGTGGCGGGAGGAGAAGGCGCTCCGGGGGCTGGAGCGGCCACGGTGAAAAGGCCCTGGGACTCCGTCGGAGCGGAGCTTGGGGGCCTGTGGGCCAGCGAGTCCGGCGGGAAGGGTAGGCTTATCAAAATGCTCCGCGCCAAGTCAGCAGGAACCCGCGGGCTTCTCGCACCTGATGCGTTCTCTCGAACAGGTCGCATTCACAGTCTGCCTGGGCTCTAGCTGGGCCCCTTATATACCTGCTCGGATCCCCCGGGGTTGGGGCTTGGTCCGCCCCTCGCAACCCGGAGGACCCGTGATTGACAGGTTCGCAGTGATGCGCCCTGGCCAATCATTACCGAGCCCCCGTTCGGCctggttggaaaaaaaaaagttcgggGAGCCCTTTCGTTCACCCCACGCCCCTCTTTGGCCTAGTGACGTGGTAAGAGTTACTTAGGAGGCGGGAGTCCACGAGGCCCACTCAGAGGCCACCAATTAGGGTttcaaaaagtttgaaagaacGAAACCTGAGGAGGTGacggggggatgggggaggggggagggggcaCGCAAGCAGAttggggggagggggcagaggggCGCCTTCGGAATTTAGAAAACAACTTTGCAACCCTGTCAAGGCAGACCGGCGCCCCATCCCCCGGCCAGCCCGCAAAGCTTCCCGTTGTCTGCACGGAGGTTTTCTGGCCGCTTCTGCTGCCAGCGCTAGGAACGCAGGGCACCACCAGCTACCCAGGCCGGCTTAGGGACTCCAGGCTCATTGGAAGTGCTCCTGGCTGCGTCTCCAAGAAGCTCTCCCTGGAATTGGCCGCTGGTTGTCCAGATCTTTCTCTAGGAGGGCCAGTGCGTCCAGGACGCAGCGTGGGTCAGGGGCCCGGGCATGGGAGACAGGCTTCAGGACTGCGGGGTGCATTCAGCTGTGAGGCTCTTGGGGGTTTGCAGGAGGGCGGGCAAGCAGTCAGTCGCCCGTCTCCTGAGCCTGTCGGAGGCGCTCGCACAAGGTGGTGTGGAAAGTATGTGTGGGACGTAGGGGGTGAACTGGCCTCCGCTCTCTCGATCCTGGCCCCCGCTTAGCGGCCCCTTTTTGTCTCTGCTCTGTGGCCATTTCGGTTTTTCCAGTCCGATGCCCCTGAGGGGGAGGGTCGGGCCCCTTGGAAAATCCGTTTTCATGGCAACACGGAGCCTCTCAGAGTGAAAGAAAAGTTTCTTGGAGGGGGGAACGTTGGCCGGAGCGGAGCCGAGGCCGTCCTCCGGGCGAACCGCCGGGCCCCCTCCACTGCCCCCGCACCTGCCGGGACCGCTGAGCGCTACTCTGGGCGCGCAGCCTCGCCGCCTCCCCCGGGAGCAGGCTCTGCTAACGGATTCCGTCCGTctcttttattgttttagagactTCCTGAGATTCGGAGCGGGACATTCACTTGCTTGTTGGGTTATCTGCCAAAGACTAGCGGCGCGGGAACTCTGGCTGCGGGGAGAGGAAACCCCGATAATCGCCACTGCCAGCTGAAGCGAGTGGCACAGCGTTTGAAACTCTCGGAGCAGCCCGAGGTAGCGAGTGGGAATGAGAAGCCATCCCGGCAGATTTGGCAGAAACTAAAATAAGGTGTCCATACGGTGTGGGGTCTCGCCCCGCCATCATCCCTAGCCCCGTGGAAAGGTGGGGAACTAAACGGAAAGCATAATCTTAAGTGGGTGGGGGGTGCATGGGGGAATCCCAGGTTTCTAGCGTCTTAGCGTTAATGCAAGACCAGGCGATCCCGGGACTTCTGCACGCTgggctcttccccctttctcTCCACGAATTAAAAAGTACGCCTCTTCGGCTTGTTAGTGGGGTCGGGGGCGGGTAGTGGAGGCTCAGGGCAGGCCAGCCCCCTCTCGGCCAGGCGGACCTCTGGCAAAAGAATCCCGGCTCCCAGTCGGCATCATCTCCCGGAAGTTTGGGGTCTGGAAACTTGCCCCTTAAGTTTGTGTTCCACTTGATCTGAGTATTCTGCAGCCAAGGGCTGCAGTCAACTGGATGGGTATACGGATTTAGGGTTTTAAATGTAAGTAAACTCTCTGGAAGGCTTCTGTGTGTagatacagtgtgtgtgtgtgtgtgtgtgtgtgtgtgtgtgcgcgcgcgcgcgcgcgcgcgcgcgtagCGAAAGTGGGCTGATAAGTACGTCTCAGAAAACATAATGATTAGGCAATCCCTACCTGCACCTGTTTTCTTGAAGAAGTGGCCGACAAGGTCAAACTTTCTTAGGCAAATCCATCCTCTCCTACAGAAGCCAATGTGCAATATCTCTGCCCTCCTGCCTTCTTTCCCGCATGCCCTCTCTGGGCTTTTCTGGGCCCCGGAGGCTGTTGCTAAGTGAAGCGCGTTTTAGGAAACTACCCAACCGACGCGCGGCCTGGCGTCCAGTAGCTTGACAGATGTCAGGTTTCTTTCCAAGTTTTAGGACCCAAGTAAACGTTGCAGTGACAGCGCCTGGGCTGCATATTTCCCAAGGCAGGGGATACGGTGCTGGGCTGACACCCTCCCCGCAGCAGATTACCAGGGGAAACTAGTCACTGCTCCCAGCTGTCTGACATTTGATCACACTTAGCCCGAGGCTTAGGTGAGCTCATTTTTGCCCTACATCCTCCTGCCAGATTTACAGCAGTCTTTTGCCAGGACCAGGCACACTCTCCCAATTCTCCCGGCTTCTCGCTGAGGCCAGCTCCCTCTCGGGGGGTAGATACATAAAATCTCCGTATCTGGTGGTTCTGGGGTGATCTGCACATTCTCAAGTA
It encodes:
- the SOX3 gene encoding transcription factor SOX-3, whose product is MRPVRENASGARSPRVPADLARSILISLPFPPDSLAHRPPSSAPTESQGLFTVAAPAPGAPSPPATLAHLLPAPAMYSLLETELKNPVGTPTQAAGTGGPAAPGGAGKSGANAAGGANSGGGSSGGASGGGGGTDQDRVKRPMNAFMVWSRGQRRKMALENPKMHNSEISKRLGADWKLLTDAEKRPFIDEAKRLRAVHMKEYPDYKYRPRRKTKTLLKKDKYSLPSGLLPPGAAAAAAAAAAAAAAASSPVGVGQRLDTYTHVNGWANGAYSLVQEQLGYAQPPSMSSPPPPPALPPMHRYDMAGLQYSPMMPPGAQSYMNVAAAAAAASGYGGMAPSATAAAAAAYGQQPATAAAAAAAAAAMSLGPMGSVVKSEPSSPPPAIASHSQRACLGDLRDMISMYLPPGGDAADAASPLPGGRLHGVHQHYQGAGTAVNGTVPLTHI